In the genome of Candidatus Binatia bacterium, the window GTATCCGCCCAACCATCCTTATATTCAGCTCTACCAGAAGTACCGTCCCATGTTCGGGACGGCGAACGTGCTGCAGATCGTCGTCGAGACGCCGGAAGCGACGATCTTCGACGACCCAGAGACCTTCAAGAAGGTCGATCGCATCACCGTCGATCTGCTGCACAACGTGCCCGGCGTGAACGGCGAGCAGGTGCTCTCGGTCACGCACCCCAAGCTCAAGACGACGCTCACCGCCGGCACCGGCATCAAGGTCGTGCCGCTCACCTACCCGAGGCTTCCCGACAGCAAGGAAGACCTCGAGTTCATGCGGATGAAGGTCTACACGACCGAGGGCGTCCGCGGCTTCTTCGTGTCCCCCGACGACAAGTCGACGCTGATCGTCGCCGGCTTCTGGGAGGAGTACTTCGACCTCCAGGGGATGCTGAAGCAGATCCAGGAGATCATCGAGCGCGAGCAGATCGTCGACGCGAACGGCGAGTGCAAGGGGCTGCCCGACCCGACGAAGTGCACGAAGATCTACGTCACCGGCTTCCCCGTCCTCTACGGCTACTTCATGTCGATGAAGGAGCCGATGCTGTGGGTCCTGCTGGCCAGCATCGGCACCATGATCGTCATCCTGTGGTTCGAGTTCCGTAGCTGGCAGGGCGTCTTCATCCCGATCCTGTCGGGCGCGCTGAGCGCGATCTGGGGGCTCGGCTTCGGCGGCCTGTGCGGCTTGAGCTTGGATCCTCTGGTCCTCGTGGTGCCGCTGCTGATCTCGGCGCGCGCGCACTCGCACTCCGTGCAGTCGATGGAGCGCTACCACGAGGAGTACGAGAAGCTGAAGGACAAGCACGCGGCGATCGTCAAGTCGTACA includes:
- a CDS encoding MMPL family transporter, encoding MIPRRYIEAYLFFLLRNKYKVTAVITAVTLFFVYYMWAHMQIATNFFDLYPPNHPYIQLYQKYRPMFGTANVLQIVVETPEATIFDDPETFKKVDRITVDLLHNVPGVNGEQVLSVTHPKLKTTLTAGTGIKVVPLTYPRLPDSKEDLEFMRMKVYTTEGVRGFFVSPDDKSTLIVAGFWEEYFDLQGMLKQIQEIIEREQIVDANGECKGLPDPTKCTKIYVTGFPVLYGYFMSMKEPMLWVLLASIGTMIVILWFEFRSWQGVFIPILSGALSAIWGLGFGGLCGLSLDPLVLVVPLLISARAHSHSVQSMERYHEEYEKLKDKHAAIVKSYTEIYAPAMVSIVADGLAILTLYVARIPIIQKLALLCSFWIISIFISVVTLHPIILDLVKPPKHLATHHEPGLFSRAYDRFERFLIWLSTGQRRVWMCASLVVLLIFGFYFQSKVKAGDMTPFDALLYEDHPANVAFRKINDNFVGASQLVVIAEGKKPEALKDANTLNQLDLFSRFMKQSDETGAIGGSVTATTMLKRVFRTFHEGDPKWET